The following are encoded together in the Zingiber officinale cultivar Zhangliang chromosome 8A, Zo_v1.1, whole genome shotgun sequence genome:
- the LOC122011673 gene encoding uncharacterized protein LOC122011673, protein MRPRQNRCIGGLAEGPSHRAGASQSKVEQVFKLISARYLNTEFFTTFCKNVTDIIDFYGLHKLVYCSQSINVDLCKEFYSNLRSTNVEDAYTTRVGSKDFEFTHAMLREYLGCKKSKNTFVCFPTFSEPLPKPFDRVTVDSMYNYYYHGHEPSSHTNFSVLDLSAPDNVLYKVVVACLLPIVTKGQAKIRLPHLFMMYALDHKMDIDISLHIFKSIVHYSVPMHGKIYIPFGNAITAFLAYMSIDISQGTLQPLSKDYDQIGARQLALAGIIVKNQVIVWKQGRQRAKEHEEEDQSANEHKEEDEGEKASPVPPSSCLPFNVSDRLAFIEERMNLLITRFDKFLHDFDDFRQQFGHYSQRQDQIYDML, encoded by the exons ATGCGACCTAG GCAAAATCGATGCATTGGTGGACTCGCTGAGGGTCCATCACATAGAGCAGGTGCTTCACAGTCTAAAGTTGAACAAGTGTTCAAACTCATTAGTGCTCGATATTTGAACACTGAATTTTTTACCACATTTTGTAAAAATGTGACTGACATCATAGATTTTTATGGATTGCATAAATTAGTCTATTGCAGTCAGTCCATCAATGTCGATCTTTGCAAAGAATTCTACAGTAATTTACGATCGACTAATGTTGAAGATGCATATACAACTAGGGTAGgatctaaagattttgagttTACTCATGCTATGCTTAGAGAGTATCTTGGATGTAAGAAGTCAAAGAACACTTTTGTGTGTTTTCCTACTTTTAGTGAACCCTTACCAAAGCCGTTTGATAGAGTCACGGTTGACTCCATGTATAACTACTACTACCATGGACATGAACCTTCTTCCCATACTAATTTTTCTGTCTTGGATCTGTCTGCCCCGGACAATGTACTTTATAAGGTTGTCGTTGCATGCCTCCTCCCTATTGTTACAAAAGGTCAAGCAAAGATTAGGCTTCCTCATCTTTTTATGATGTATGCACTAGATCATAAGATGGACATCGACATTTCATTACATATATTTAAGTCCATTGTACACTACTCCGTTCCCATGCATGGAAAAATATATATCCCCTTTGGCAATGCCATCACTGCATTTCTTGCATACATGAGTATAGACATTTCACAAGGGACCCTTCAGCCACTGTCTAAAGACTACGATCAGATTGGAGCCAGACAACTTGCCCTCGCAGGCATCATCGTCAAGAATCAAGTCATTGTGTGGAAGCAAGGGAGGCAGCGAGCCAAAGAACATGAAGAGGAGGATCAGTCAGCCAACGAACACAAGGAGGAGGATGAAGGTGAAAAAGCATCCCCGGTGCCACCATCATCATGTTTACCATTCAATGTTTCAGATAGACTGGCATTTATAGAGGAGAGGATGAATTTGCTGATTACCAGATTTGACAAGTTCCTCCATGATTTTGATGATTTTCGACAGCAATTTGGACATTATAGTCAGAGGCAGGatcaaatttatgatatgctctAG